DNA from Amorphoplanes friuliensis DSM 7358:
CGCACCGTTCGGTCAGGAAGCGCAGCAGCCGGTGCCGGAACAGGTAGAACTCGCTGATCATGTGCGCGTTCTCGCCGATCGCCACCACCCGCGCACCACGGAAGAGGTCGGCAAGAGGTTCGAGATCGTCGAGCGGTACCGAGTGGCCGGTGACGAATGCCCCGAAATTGACAGCCATCGGGGCACTCTAGCGAAAAACCCGGCCGGGCTGCGCGACGCTGCCAGCGTCCGGCCAAAGTGTCTACTTCGGAGGAATGATGCGGGCATTCGGCCGCCGCCGAAGGCACCTGCAACAAGAACTATCAGGAGGGCAGCCGGATCCGGTTCAAGGCGTGCACCTACGAGTCCTCCACCAAGAGCCCGTACCAGTGCACCGGCTGGAGCGATTGGCAGCGCGCCTGATCCCCGCGGCCGCCCATTCATCAGTTTGCGGTCACCGGAGTGGTCATGATGTGACACCGGTCGGCAACTCCTGAGAAACACTCCGCCGATGTCGCGCGATCCGGCGCGCTTCTAGCCTGGGCCGACCACAAAGGAATCAACCCCGGTCCGGAAGAGGCGCGACGATGAGAAAAGCCAGGATCGCCATGGCCGCCACCGCGGCAGTTGCCGTCGGTGGAGTGACGATGATCGCCCTGCCCGCCGACGCGGCTACCCTGCCGTTCCAGATCACCGGCGTCTATTACAACTCCCCCGGCAGCGACACCCGCAGCAATGCCAGCCTGAACGCCGAATACGTCAAGATCACCAGCAAGTTCGGCCGGACGGTCGACCTCAAGGGTTACACGCTGCGCGACAACAGCTCCCATGTGTACACGTTCGGGAGTGTGAAAGTGAAAGGCCACGAAAGCGTCTGGGTGCGTACCGGTAAAGGCACCAACACGCCCTACACGCTTTTCTGGGGCAGCGGCGCCTACATCTGGAACAACACCGGCGACAAGGCCACGCTGAAGGACGCGGCGGGCAAGGTCATGGACACCTGCTCGTGGACGAACAAGGGCAGCTTCACCAGCTGCTGACGTCAGGTCCGCGGCGGGAGCGCGTGGTAGGCCGGGCGGAGAACCTCGACGAGCGGGACTCCGCCCACGTGCAGCGGGGGCGGGTCGAGCTGGTCGAGCAGAAGATCCGGCCGGCCCGCGTCGCCCACCGCGGTCGCCGGCGCGGCTTCGGCGCCGTTCCAGAAATCGGTGAGGTCGCCCAGGTCGCCGTCCGGCGTCTCTTCCGCCGGCGTCGCCGGGGCCGCGACTCCGCGCAGTTGGTTGAGCCGGGTGAGCAGCTCGTCCCGGGACCGCCCGCGCCAGGCGAAAACCCCGAACGGGTCCTCCTCGAACGACCGGGCCAGGGCGTAACAGGTCGCGGCGAGGTGGATGCAGGGCATGGGCCAGCGTTCGCAGCTGCAGTCCATCGCCACCTCGTTCAGCGACAACGGCAGCAGGGTCAGCCCCGCTTTCGTGAACACGGTGTCGATGTCGTCGGGCATGCGA
Protein-coding regions in this window:
- a CDS encoding lamin tail domain-containing protein; the encoded protein is MAATAAVAVGGVTMIALPADAATLPFQITGVYYNSPGSDTRSNASLNAEYVKITSKFGRTVDLKGYTLRDNSSHVYTFGSVKVKGHESVWVRTGKGTNTPYTLFWGSGAYIWNNTGDKATLKDAAGKVMDTCSWTNKGSFTSC
- a CDS encoding SWIM zinc finger family protein encodes the protein MTDRYSGPFIAMFESLRMAPTFSRGRRDARAGHVRHLTISGSLVTAQVRGPDDTAAFRSRIAVRAFGAAEWSRVEDDLAAEARFAADLLAGRMPDDIDTVFTKAGLTLLPLSLNEVAMDCSCERWPMPCIHLAATCYALARSFEEDPFGVFAWRGRSRDELLTRLNQLRGVAAPATPAEETPDGDLGDLTDFWNGAEAAPATAVGDAGRPDLLLDQLDPPPLHVGGVPLVEVLRPAYHALPPRT